A DNA window from Daucus carota subsp. sativus chromosome 3, DH1 v3.0, whole genome shotgun sequence contains the following coding sequences:
- the LOC108211722 gene encoding CAAX prenyl protease 2 isoform X2 — MAMDASEISKTTAIVACTSMTLLYVAILYTPTFLLRLPPPDSIQTFMIRRFICAAVSSVASLLLCAYILPVRKWEASSLLGVYGIRLDHIWQAVIIPLSLTSLMYAGSLVLKSLLLLDSWRDQWNHGDQLSRDSVKDIAPLTEELVFRACMIPLLLCGGLTTYTAVFLCPIFFSLAHLNHLLDTLHHRSLLQASIVVGFQLGYTVIFGWYASFLFVRTGHLTAPIIAHMFCNFMGLPVIYSQRTGLITVASIAGLLGFVWLLFPFTYPYLYNYEIDSCECWHRYCTWQ, encoded by the exons ATGGCAATGGATGCTAGCGAGATTTCAAAAACAACAGCAATAGTAGCATGCACATCAATGACTTTACTGTACGTTGCTATTCTCTATACGCCCACTTTTCTCCTTCGTCTCCCACCGCCCGATTCAATTCAAACTTTCATGATCCGACGGTTCATATGCGCCGCCGTTTCTTCCGTCGCTTCTCTACTTCTTTGTGCTTATATTCTCCCT GTCAGAAAATGGGAAGCATCAAGCTTATTGGGTGTTTATGGCATTCGATTGGATCACATT TGGCAAGCTGTCATCATTCCTCTTTCCTTAACATCTTTAATGTATGCTGGATCTCTAGTCCTAAAGTCTTTGTTGCTGCTGGATTCATGGAGGGATCAGTGGAATCATGGTGATCAGCTATCACGGGACAGCGTAAAAGACATT GCACCATTGACAGAAGAGTTGGTGTTCAGAGCTTGTATGATACCTTTGCTTCTCTGTGGAGGGCTTACAACATATACTGCTGTGTTTCTTTGTCCTATTTTCTTCAGCTTAG CCCATTTAAATCATTTACTTGATACCCTGCACCATCGTAGCTTACTCCAAGCTTCGATTGTCGTAG GTTTCCAGCTTGGATACACAGTCATTTTTGGGTGGTATGCCTCCTTTCTCTTTGTCAGAACAG GGCATCTTACTGCTCCAATAATTGCTCATATGTTTTGCAATTTTATGGGTTTGCCTGTAATCTATTCGCAGAGGACAG GTTTGATAACTGTGGCTTCTATAGCTGGGTTGCTGGGTTTTGTTTGGCTTCTGTTTCCATTTACTTACCCttatttgtataattatgaAATAGATAGCTGTGAGTGTTGGCATCGATATTGTACTTGGCAATAA
- the LOC108211524 gene encoding purple acid phosphatase 22, translated as MDRHGRLLQLFSYLLLSARLFIHTYSDEDFIRQPPRQLILTSHHGKDSDPQQVHISLVGKDHMKISWVTSHEHVKSMVEYGKTPGIYEASATGEHTSYQYFLYRSGKIHHVTIGPLDPKTTYYYRCGGSGPEFKLRTPPSAFPIEFVVAGDLGQTEWTASTLTHIGAKDYDVLLLPGDLSYADAQQPLWDSFGRLVEPYASQRPWMVTQGNHEIESFPIIFPRGFKAFNSRWQMPYQQSGSKSNLYYSFDVSGAHIIMLGSYTDFDANSDQYKWLRADLAKVDKSKTPWTIVLIHAPWYSSNTAHKGEGESMRLAMEEMLYTAGIDIVFAGHVHAYERFTRVYDKKADQCGPVHVTIGDGGNREGLAMLFEKPRPSISVYREASFGHGRLRILNQTHAHWSWQRNNDSNSFAADEVWLSSLSYSHACCKNSSFECTPLTTQNDEL; from the exons ATGGATCGTCACGGCAGACTGCTTCAGCTGTTCTCGTACTTGTTGTTATCCGCTCGCTTGTTCATACACACATATTCCGACGAAGATTTTATCCGACAGCCTCCTCGGCAGCTCATATTAACTTCGCATCATGGAAAAGACTCTGATCCGCAACAG GTACATATATCATTAGTAGGCAAAGACCACATGAAGATTTCCTGGGTGACCTCCCATGAACATGTTAAATCCATGGTTGAATATGGAAAAACACCAGGAATATACGAAGCATCAGCTACCGGAGAGCACACATCATaccaatattttttgtataggTCAGGCAAGATCCACCATGTCACAATCGGGCCATTGGATCCGAAGACAACGTACTACTATAGGTGTGGTGGTTCCGGGCCAGAGTTCAAGTTAAGGACACCTCCTTCAGCATTTCCTATCGAGTTTGTTGTTGCCG GAGATTTGGGACAAACTGAATGGACTGCATCAACACTAACTCATATTGGAGCCAAGGATTACGACGTCTTGTTGTTACCTGGCGATCTATCCTATGCTGATGCGCAACAGCCCCTGTGGGACTCATTTGGACGCCTGGTTGAGCCATATGCTAGCCAGCGCCCATGGATGGTGACCCAAGGCAATCATGAAATAGAAAGCTTTCCCATCATATTCCCCCGTGGTTTCAAAGCCTTTAACTCAAGGTGGCAAATGCCTTATCAGCAGAGTGGCTCCAAGTCGAATCTTTACTACTCATTTGATGTTTCAGGAGCCCACATTATCATGTTGGGATCCTATACCGACTTTGATGCCAACTCAGATCAGTACAAGTGGCTCCGAGCTGACTTGGCCAAAGTCGACAAGTCAAAAACTCCTTGGACTATTGTTTTGATTCATGCACCTTGGTATAGTTCCAATACTGCTCATAAGGGAGAAGGCGAAAGCATGAGATTGGCTATGGAAGAAATGTTGTACACTGCTGGAATCGACATTGTTTTTGCTGGACATGTTCATGCTTATGAACGCTTC ActagagtttatgacaagaaagcTGACCAGTGTGGCCCTGTCCATGTCACAATTGGGGATGGAGGAAACAGGGAAGGGCTTGCCATGTT GTTCGAGAAACCTAGGCCAAGCATATCAGTATACAGGGAGGCGAGTTTCGGACATGGGAGATTAAGGATTTTGAACCAAACACATGCACATTGGTCATGGCAACGAAACAATGACAGTAATTCATTTGCAGCCGATGAGGTGTGGCTGTCAAGTTTAAGCTATTCTCATGCCTGCTGCAAGAACTCTTCTTTCGAGTGCACACCACTAACAACTCAAAATGACGAGCTATGA
- the LOC108210622 gene encoding uncharacterized protein LOC108210622 isoform X1, producing MEITMLRNRKAMVRTVQSLLLGQLVSLVLSVMSFTSSFVASLGVNTPLTLSFTAYLAITLVYGSIFLCRRQKLLVPWYWYLFLGFIDAQGNYLYNKAYQYSSITSVTILDCWTIAWVIILTWIFLGTKYSLRQFLGAAVCLLGLGLVLLSDAGVGGGGGTKPLLGDTLVIAGTLFFAISNVGEEFCVKKKDVVEFLSMIGLFGLLVSGCQAAILEKRVVESVNWSPEVILAFAGYAVASLMFYILTPFVLKTSGSTMFNLSLLTSDMWAVVIRIFFYRQQVDWLYYVSFILAVIGLVIYSRVDTDPVCIPSPENGDINTQYQLLHEGTAETKVESPAL from the exons ATGGAAATAACGATGTTGAGAAACAGGAAAGCTATGGTGAGGACAGTACAATCTCTGCTCCTGGGTCAGTTGGTTTCTTTAGTTCTGTCAGTCATGAGCTTCACTTCTTCTTTCGTTGCTAGTCTTG GTGTTAATACTCCACTTACTCTATCATTTACTGCTTACTTGGCTATAACTTTGGTGTATGGTAGCATTTTCCTATGTCGTCGACAGAAACTTCTg GTTCCGTGGTATTGGTATCTGTTCCTAGGTTTCATTGATGCTCAGGGCAATTACTTGT ATAATAAAGCTTACCAGTACTCATCAATCACAAGTGTGACAATATTAGATTGTTGGACAATCGCGTGGGTGATAATTCTCACTTGGATATTCCTAGGaacaaaatattctttgagaCAGTTCCTTGGCGCGGCAGTCTGTCTGTTAGGCCTTGGTCTTGTGCTTCTCTCGGATGCTGGGGTGGGTGGTGGAG GGGGTACAAAACCACTACTAGGGGATACACTTGTTATCGCAGGAACACTTTTCTTTGCAATTAGCAATGTTGGTGAG GAATTTTGCGTGAAGAAAAAGGATGTTGTTGAGTTCCTTTCAATGATAGGTCTATTCGGATTGCTTGTAAGTGGGTGCCAGGC AGCTATACTGGAGAAGAGAGTTGTGGAATCCGTGAATTGGTCCCCTGAAGTT ATATTAGCTTTTGCTGGTTATGCGGTGGCAAGTTTAATGTTCTACATTTTGACTCCTTTTGTGCTGAAG ACTAGCGGATCCACAATGTTCAATCTCTCTCTTCTCACATCAGATATGTGGGCAGTAGTCATTCGCATATTTTTCTACCGCCAGCAG GTGGACTGGCTGTATTATGTATCTTTTATATTGGCAGTTATTGGGCTTGTTATTTATTCAAGAGT TGATACGGATCCGGTTTGTATCCCATCTCCTGAGAATGGAGATATTAATACACAATACCAGCTGCTTCATGAAGGGACGGCAGAAACTAAAGTCGAGTCTCCCGCTTTATGA
- the LOC108213507 gene encoding protein LITTLE ZIPPER 3, producing MERINSELYIENCYIMQENEKLRKKAQLLNKENQALLSKLKQKLGRTNNTQNPDQSPDPNVPKFNLCTKASNNPTSSKPQGA from the coding sequence ATGGAAAGGATCAACTCAGAGCTTTACATCGAGAACTGCTACATAATGCAGGAGAATGAAAAGTTAAGGAAGAAAGCACAGCTTCTCAACAAAGAGAACCAAGCACTACTCTCCAAGCTTAAGCAGAAACTTGGCAGGACAAACAACACACAAAATCCCGATCAATCCCCCGACCCCAATGTTCCTAAATTTAACCTCTGCACTAAGGCATCCAACAACCCGACTTCCAGCAAGCCTCAAGGAGCTTAA
- the LOC108211722 gene encoding CAAX prenyl protease 2 isoform X1 — translation MAMDASEISKTTAIVACTSMTLLYVAILYTPTFLLRLPPPDSIQTFMIRRFICAAVSSVASLLLCAYILPVRKWEASSLLGVYGIRLDHIWQAVIIPLSLTSLMYAGSLVLKSLLLLDSWRDQWNHGDQLSRDSVKDIVCKLIIWMQSVFSNIMVWRNFIVAPLTEELVFRACMIPLLLCGGLTTYTAVFLCPIFFSLAHLNHLLDTLHHRSLLQASIVVGFQLGYTVIFGWYASFLFVRTGHLTAPIIAHMFCNFMGLPVIYSQRTGLITVASIAGLLGFVWLLFPFTYPYLYNYEIDSCECWHRYCTWQ, via the exons ATGGCAATGGATGCTAGCGAGATTTCAAAAACAACAGCAATAGTAGCATGCACATCAATGACTTTACTGTACGTTGCTATTCTCTATACGCCCACTTTTCTCCTTCGTCTCCCACCGCCCGATTCAATTCAAACTTTCATGATCCGACGGTTCATATGCGCCGCCGTTTCTTCCGTCGCTTCTCTACTTCTTTGTGCTTATATTCTCCCT GTCAGAAAATGGGAAGCATCAAGCTTATTGGGTGTTTATGGCATTCGATTGGATCACATT TGGCAAGCTGTCATCATTCCTCTTTCCTTAACATCTTTAATGTATGCTGGATCTCTAGTCCTAAAGTCTTTGTTGCTGCTGGATTCATGGAGGGATCAGTGGAATCATGGTGATCAGCTATCACGGGACAGCGTAAAAGACATTGTATGCAAATTAATTATCTGGATGCAATCTGTTTTTTCCAATATCATGGTGTGGCGCAATTTCATTGTG GCACCATTGACAGAAGAGTTGGTGTTCAGAGCTTGTATGATACCTTTGCTTCTCTGTGGAGGGCTTACAACATATACTGCTGTGTTTCTTTGTCCTATTTTCTTCAGCTTAG CCCATTTAAATCATTTACTTGATACCCTGCACCATCGTAGCTTACTCCAAGCTTCGATTGTCGTAG GTTTCCAGCTTGGATACACAGTCATTTTTGGGTGGTATGCCTCCTTTCTCTTTGTCAGAACAG GGCATCTTACTGCTCCAATAATTGCTCATATGTTTTGCAATTTTATGGGTTTGCCTGTAATCTATTCGCAGAGGACAG GTTTGATAACTGTGGCTTCTATAGCTGGGTTGCTGGGTTTTGTTTGGCTTCTGTTTCCATTTACTTACCCttatttgtataattatgaAATAGATAGCTGTGAGTGTTGGCATCGATATTGTACTTGGCAATAA
- the LOC108210622 gene encoding uncharacterized protein LOC108210622 isoform X2, giving the protein MVRTVQSLLLGQLVSLVLSVMSFTSSFVASLGVNTPLTLSFTAYLAITLVYGSIFLCRRQKLLVPWYWYLFLGFIDAQGNYLYNKAYQYSSITSVTILDCWTIAWVIILTWIFLGTKYSLRQFLGAAVCLLGLGLVLLSDAGVGGGGGTKPLLGDTLVIAGTLFFAISNVGEEFCVKKKDVVEFLSMIGLFGLLVSGCQAAILEKRVVESVNWSPEVILAFAGYAVASLMFYILTPFVLKTSGSTMFNLSLLTSDMWAVVIRIFFYRQQVDWLYYVSFILAVIGLVIYSRVDTDPVCIPSPENGDINTQYQLLHEGTAETKVESPAL; this is encoded by the exons ATGGTGAGGACAGTACAATCTCTGCTCCTGGGTCAGTTGGTTTCTTTAGTTCTGTCAGTCATGAGCTTCACTTCTTCTTTCGTTGCTAGTCTTG GTGTTAATACTCCACTTACTCTATCATTTACTGCTTACTTGGCTATAACTTTGGTGTATGGTAGCATTTTCCTATGTCGTCGACAGAAACTTCTg GTTCCGTGGTATTGGTATCTGTTCCTAGGTTTCATTGATGCTCAGGGCAATTACTTGT ATAATAAAGCTTACCAGTACTCATCAATCACAAGTGTGACAATATTAGATTGTTGGACAATCGCGTGGGTGATAATTCTCACTTGGATATTCCTAGGaacaaaatattctttgagaCAGTTCCTTGGCGCGGCAGTCTGTCTGTTAGGCCTTGGTCTTGTGCTTCTCTCGGATGCTGGGGTGGGTGGTGGAG GGGGTACAAAACCACTACTAGGGGATACACTTGTTATCGCAGGAACACTTTTCTTTGCAATTAGCAATGTTGGTGAG GAATTTTGCGTGAAGAAAAAGGATGTTGTTGAGTTCCTTTCAATGATAGGTCTATTCGGATTGCTTGTAAGTGGGTGCCAGGC AGCTATACTGGAGAAGAGAGTTGTGGAATCCGTGAATTGGTCCCCTGAAGTT ATATTAGCTTTTGCTGGTTATGCGGTGGCAAGTTTAATGTTCTACATTTTGACTCCTTTTGTGCTGAAG ACTAGCGGATCCACAATGTTCAATCTCTCTCTTCTCACATCAGATATGTGGGCAGTAGTCATTCGCATATTTTTCTACCGCCAGCAG GTGGACTGGCTGTATTATGTATCTTTTATATTGGCAGTTATTGGGCTTGTTATTTATTCAAGAGT TGATACGGATCCGGTTTGTATCCCATCTCCTGAGAATGGAGATATTAATACACAATACCAGCTGCTTCATGAAGGGACGGCAGAAACTAAAGTCGAGTCTCCCGCTTTATGA